In Halopelagius inordinatus, a single genomic region encodes these proteins:
- a CDS encoding lysylphosphatidylglycerol synthase transmembrane domain-containing protein, whose amino-acid sequence MARENLRATVLGFLGAFAVFAVLFYFAGVDELVGTLERADPRYIALVVAATIGWLAAWSVALRTVLGVLGVDLSFAKSFFVFTGAMFSNNITPFGQAGGEPVTAYLITRTADAEYETSLAAIASVDTLNFVPSITIALMGAIYYATEVTLGTNQDIALAVVAVAVLAVTVPSVGYLAWQRRYRLEARAVSSLTPRIQWVAERVPRVSAPTRDGIEKRIEGFFRAIERIAANPRGLALALGMSAFGWFFQMLGLWLSFRAIGVSIPLSIALFVVPIGAIAGVTPLPGGAGGIESVLVILLLAAPLPQVTNSVAVAAVVVFRGAVYWIPILIGGTVMAWVSAHSKGTPR is encoded by the coding sequence ATGGCCCGCGAGAACCTCCGCGCCACCGTACTGGGATTTCTCGGCGCGTTCGCGGTGTTCGCGGTACTGTTCTACTTCGCGGGCGTCGACGAACTCGTCGGTACCCTCGAACGCGCGGACCCGCGTTACATCGCCCTCGTCGTCGCCGCCACCATCGGGTGGTTGGCAGCGTGGAGCGTCGCCCTCCGGACGGTGTTGGGCGTCCTCGGCGTCGACCTCTCCTTTGCGAAGTCGTTCTTCGTCTTCACGGGCGCGATGTTCTCGAACAACATCACCCCGTTCGGACAGGCGGGCGGCGAACCGGTCACCGCGTACCTCATCACCCGCACCGCCGACGCGGAGTACGAGACGAGTCTCGCGGCCATCGCCAGCGTCGACACGCTCAACTTCGTCCCGTCTATCACGATCGCTCTCATGGGCGCTATCTACTACGCGACGGAGGTGACCCTCGGAACGAACCAAGACATCGCGTTGGCGGTGGTGGCCGTCGCTGTGCTCGCGGTGACCGTCCCGTCGGTCGGCTATCTCGCGTGGCAGCGCCGGTATCGACTGGAGGCGCGGGCCGTCAGCAGCCTGACGCCGCGGATTCAGTGGGTCGCAGAGCGCGTCCCGCGCGTCTCCGCGCCGACGAGAGACGGAATCGAAAAGCGCATCGAGGGCTTCTTCCGCGCGATAGAGCGCATCGCGGCGAACCCGCGGGGTCTCGCGTTGGCGCTCGGTATGTCCGCGTTCGGGTGGTTCTTCCAGATGCTCGGTCTGTGGCTCTCGTTTCGGGCCATCGGCGTCAGCATCCCGCTGTCTATCGCCCTGTTCGTCGTTCCCATCGGCGCGATAGCGGGCGTGACGCCGCTTCCCGGCGGCGCCGGTGGCATCGAGAGCGTCCTCGTCATCCTGTTGCTCGCGGCCCCACTTCCGCAGGTCACGAACTCCGTCGCCGTCGCCGCCGTCGTCGTCTTCCGCGGCGCGGTGTACTGGATTCCCATTCTCATCGGCGGCACCGTGATGGCGTGGGTCAGCGCTCACAGCAAGGGGACGCCGCGGTAG
- a CDS encoding 30S ribosomal protein S19e — protein sequence MVTIYDVPADALLEDVAERLEERIEEPEWMAFVKTGQTRELPPQQDDFWYVRAASLLRKVATDGPVGIDRLSTEYGGRKKGSTRYRVSGKHSDTGSKKVIRTALQQLEEEGLVRTAKGRGRVITDDGRSFLDNAAAEVFESLDRPELERYA from the coding sequence ATGGTAACCATCTATGACGTTCCGGCGGACGCCCTCCTCGAGGACGTCGCCGAACGACTCGAAGAGCGCATCGAGGAGCCCGAGTGGATGGCCTTCGTCAAGACGGGGCAGACGCGGGAACTCCCGCCGCAGCAGGACGACTTCTGGTACGTCCGCGCCGCATCGCTCCTCCGGAAGGTCGCGACCGACGGTCCGGTCGGCATCGACCGACTCTCCACCGAGTACGGCGGCCGAAAGAAGGGGTCGACCCGCTACCGCGTCTCCGGCAAGCACTCGGACACGGGCAGCAAGAAGGTCATCCGAACGGCTCTCCAGCAGCTCGAAGAGGAGGGTCTGGTCCGGACGGCCAAAGGTCGCGGCCGCGTCATCACGGACGACGGACGCAGCTTCCTCGACAACGCCGCCGCAGAGGTCTTCGAGTCGCTCGACCGCCCGGAACTCGAACGCTACGCCTGA
- a CDS encoding site-2 protease family protein — MESVDSAEAPPVEALQSVFHLYETRRDGDRVFYYGESLVPERMLVREVWPAFRRAGYEVEVTSTASGNEDVVVARPVSDGIDGVPWKNVGLLFATIVSTMFVGALTWYYIPFSDIVANPLVVLRAWPFTAAILGVLATHELGHYLVGRYHGVDISLPYLIPFVFPFGTLGAIIQMRGQMPDRKALFDIGVAGPLAGLVATVVVTAVGLSLPPMTIPQWAVQGSGEVIVFNNPPLLDIIATLLGRPTEYADPSVTVHPVIIGGWVGMFFTVLNLLPVGQLDGGHIVRAMVGEAQERVAAVVPLALFGLAGYLHYVLDYSINESVGLWAFWGLLSTVIAFKGPADPVDESPIGPTRMVLGVVTFALGALCFLLVPIEVMTI, encoded by the coding sequence ATGGAATCCGTCGATTCGGCGGAGGCCCCGCCGGTCGAGGCCCTCCAGTCGGTCTTTCACCTCTACGAGACGCGACGCGACGGTGACCGAGTCTTCTACTACGGCGAGTCACTCGTCCCGGAACGGATGCTCGTCCGAGAGGTGTGGCCCGCGTTCAGACGCGCGGGCTACGAAGTCGAGGTCACCTCGACGGCGTCGGGAAACGAGGACGTCGTCGTCGCCCGTCCCGTCTCCGACGGCATCGACGGCGTCCCGTGGAAGAACGTGGGCCTCCTGTTTGCGACTATCGTCTCGACGATGTTCGTCGGGGCGCTGACGTGGTACTACATCCCGTTTTCGGACATCGTCGCGAATCCCCTCGTCGTCCTCCGCGCGTGGCCGTTCACCGCCGCCATCCTCGGCGTGTTGGCGACGCACGAACTCGGACACTACCTCGTCGGGAGATACCACGGCGTCGATATCTCGCTTCCGTACCTCATCCCATTCGTCTTCCCGTTCGGAACGCTCGGAGCGATAATCCAGATGCGCGGGCAGATGCCCGACAGGAAGGCGCTCTTCGACATCGGCGTCGCCGGACCCCTCGCCGGTCTGGTCGCGACTGTCGTCGTCACCGCAGTCGGTCTCTCGCTTCCGCCGATGACCATCCCCCAGTGGGCGGTCCAAGGCAGCGGTGAGGTCATCGTCTTCAACAACCCGCCGCTTTTGGACATCATCGCGACGCTTCTGGGCCGACCGACCGAGTACGCCGACCCGTCGGTCACCGTCCACCCGGTCATCATCGGCGGGTGGGTCGGGATGTTCTTCACCGTGTTGAACCTCCTCCCGGTCGGGCAGTTAGACGGCGGTCACATCGTCCGCGCGATGGTCGGCGAGGCGCAAGAACGCGTCGCGGCGGTCGTCCCCCTCGCCCTGTTCGGCCTCGCGGGGTACCTCCACTACGTCCTCGACTACAGCATCAACGAGTCGGTCGGTCTGTGGGCGTTCTGGGGACTGCTCTCGACGGTCATCGCGTTTAAGGGGCCCGCGGACCCCGTCGACGAGTCGCCGATAGGACCGACCCGGATGGTACTCGGCGTCGTCACGTTCGCGCTCGGGGCGCTCTGTTTCCTGTTGGTCCCCATCGAAGTCATGACCATCTGA
- the pyrH gene encoding UMP kinase yields the protein MRVVISIGGSVLAPELDARRVEGHASVVENLAREGCEIGAVVGGGGVARDYIHAARDLGANEVQLDQIGIDVTRINARLLIAALGPQVDPKVAHDYEEAGDAIRRGDISVMGGIMPGQTTDAVAAALAEYVDADLLVYGTSVNGVYDADPGTDDGAEKYGELSASELVDVIAPMSRDAGASAPVDLLAAKLIERSRMRTIVLDGTDPQRIERAVLTGEHDGTDIVPTGVDDEPSYWAQK from the coding sequence ATGAGAGTCGTCATTTCTATCGGCGGGAGCGTACTCGCGCCCGAACTCGACGCCCGACGCGTCGAGGGTCACGCGTCCGTCGTCGAGAATCTCGCCCGCGAAGGGTGCGAAATCGGTGCCGTCGTCGGAGGTGGCGGCGTCGCGCGCGATTACATCCACGCGGCGAGAGATCTCGGGGCCAACGAGGTACAGCTCGACCAGATCGGTATCGACGTGACGCGAATCAACGCCCGCTTGCTCATCGCCGCGCTCGGTCCACAGGTGGACCCGAAGGTCGCACACGACTACGAGGAAGCCGGCGACGCCATCCGCCGAGGGGACATCTCCGTCATGGGCGGCATCATGCCCGGCCAGACGACGGACGCCGTCGCGGCGGCCCTCGCGGAGTACGTCGACGCCGACCTCCTCGTCTACGGGACAAGCGTCAACGGCGTCTACGACGCGGACCCGGGGACGGACGACGGCGCAGAGAAGTACGGCGAACTCTCGGCGTCGGAACTCGTCGACGTCATCGCGCCGATGAGTCGCGACGCGGGCGCGTCCGCGCCGGTCGACCTCCTCGCGGCGAAACTCATCGAACGCTCGCGGATGCGCACCATCGTCCTCGACGGAACCGACCCCCAACGCATCGAACGCGCCGTCCTCACGGGCGAACACGACGGGACCGACAT
- the thiL gene encoding thiamine-phosphate kinase codes for MDERTALRALAADLPGAGDDAAVVGAQVVTTDMLHESTDFPSGTTRNTAGWRSVGASLSDVAAMGAAATAAVAAYGAPSLDEDELRAFVRGARDVCESVGAEYVGGDLDTHDEFTVATTALGDASDPVLRSGASPGEVVCVTGALGRSAAGLRAFEAGDAERGNELFRFPPRVESGVALAPYATAMMDSSDGLARSLHQLAEASDCGFAFEWDRLPVHDAVSEYAADGGDCREMAAYFGEDFELVFTVSETDLSSVRAAVPAPVTVVGEVTADGVVAGDGPVPDEGYTHASEG; via the coding sequence ATGGACGAACGAACGGCGCTTCGGGCCCTCGCCGCCGACCTCCCCGGCGCGGGCGACGACGCCGCCGTCGTCGGCGCGCAGGTGGTGACGACGGACATGCTCCACGAGTCCACCGACTTCCCGTCGGGGACGACGCGGAACACCGCGGGGTGGCGGTCCGTCGGAGCGTCGCTCTCGGACGTCGCGGCCATGGGTGCGGCGGCGACGGCGGCAGTCGCGGCCTACGGCGCGCCCTCTCTCGACGAGGACGAACTCAGAGCGTTCGTCCGCGGGGCCAGAGACGTCTGCGAGTCCGTCGGCGCCGAGTACGTCGGCGGCGACTTGGACACCCACGACGAGTTCACCGTCGCCACGACGGCCCTCGGAGACGCTTCGGACCCGGTTCTCCGTTCGGGCGCGTCCCCGGGCGAGGTGGTCTGCGTCACCGGCGCTCTCGGTCGGAGCGCCGCCGGTCTCAGAGCGTTCGAGGCGGGCGACGCGGAGCGCGGAAACGAGCTCTTTCGGTTCCCGCCGCGGGTCGAGTCGGGGGTCGCACTCGCCCCGTACGCGACGGCGATGATGGATTCGAGCGACGGACTCGCGCGGTCGCTCCACCAACTCGCGGAGGCGTCCGACTGCGGGTTTGCCTTCGAGTGGGACCGCCTCCCCGTTCACGACGCCGTCTCTGAGTACGCCGCCGACGGCGGCGACTGCAGAGAGATGGCGGCGTACTTCGGCGAGGATTTCGAACTCGTGTTCACCGTCTCGGAGACGGACCTCTCGTCGGTCCGGGCGGCGGTTCCCGCCCCGGTCACCGTCGTCGGCGAGGTGACGGCCGATGGCGTCGTCGCGGGCGACGGCCCCGTCCCCGACGAGGGCTACACGCACGCCTCGGAGGGGTGA
- a CDS encoding DUF7123 family protein — translation MSATANPSTESASENISKEDRLKEYLVDKAQDGELYFKSKFIADEVGLSPKEIGALMVKLRESATEITVEKWSYTSATTWRIEPNHA, via the coding sequence ATGAGCGCAACCGCAAACCCCTCCACCGAGTCCGCGAGCGAGAACATCTCGAAAGAAGACCGTCTCAAAGAGTATCTCGTCGATAAGGCGCAGGACGGAGAGCTGTACTTCAAATCGAAGTTCATCGCAGACGAAGTCGGTCTCTCGCCCAAGGAAATCGGCGCGCTGATGGTGAAACTCCGCGAGTCCGCGACGGAGATCACCGTCGAGAAGTGGTCGTACACGAGTGCGACCACGTGGCGCATCGAGCCGAACCACGCGTGA
- a CDS encoding DUF7411 family protein, whose amino-acid sequence MDLALLYSGGKDSTLAALLLESFYDVTLVTGRFGVTDDWRHARDAAGRLDYDFDTVELDRGVAEAAADAMAEDGYPRNGIQRVHEHALERVAELDVDAVADGTRRDDRVPTVSRAQAQSLEDRHDVDYLSPLVGFGRHAVDRLVEETLDVESGPSEHISKGDYEGELRALLAERHGRETVSAVFPDHEQTYVRGLK is encoded by the coding sequence GTGGATTTAGCGCTCCTCTACAGCGGTGGGAAGGACTCGACGCTCGCCGCCTTGCTCCTCGAATCCTTCTACGACGTGACGCTCGTCACCGGCCGGTTCGGCGTCACGGACGACTGGAGACACGCCCGCGACGCCGCGGGCCGCCTCGACTACGACTTCGACACCGTCGAGTTGGACCGCGGCGTCGCCGAGGCGGCGGCGGACGCGATGGCCGAGGACGGCTACCCGAGAAACGGCATCCAACGGGTTCACGAACACGCTCTCGAACGAGTGGCGGAACTCGACGTGGACGCCGTCGCCGACGGGACGCGCCGCGACGACCGGGTTCCGACCGTCTCCCGCGCGCAAGCGCAGAGCCTCGAAGACAGACACGACGTGGACTACCTCTCGCCTCTCGTCGGGTTCGGCCGACACGCCGTCGACCGACTCGTCGAGGAGACACTCGACGTGGAGTCGGGTCCATCAGAACACATCTCGAAGGGGGATTACGAGGGGGAACTCCGCGCGCTTCTCGCCGAGCGACACGGCCGCGAAACCGTCTCTGCGGTCTTTCCGGACCACGAACAGACGTACGTTCGCGGGCTGAAGTGA
- a CDS encoding molybdopterin synthase, with product MHLLGVVGPGATALCERVAPRLDGRVATVESLSSKATEPSVDTVPSADATYGLGADGSWVAAGDRKSLDDVLDELAAEYDYALLSGFPDADVPTVVFDGRETASDRILEADDAEAVDIDSVVELAEAGDPHVTLERLVRRAKTSPRAEYAGAIATFTGRVRARDAEDDSRTVQLEFEKYDGVAEERMATIESEIESRDGVEEVLMYHRTGVVEDGEDIVFVVVLAGHRGEAFRAVEDGIDRLKAEVPLFKRETTVEEDFWVHDRT from the coding sequence ATGCACCTACTCGGAGTCGTCGGCCCGGGCGCGACGGCGCTGTGCGAACGGGTCGCACCTCGACTCGACGGACGCGTCGCGACGGTCGAATCGCTCTCTTCGAAGGCCACCGAACCAAGCGTCGATACCGTCCCGTCTGCGGACGCGACGTACGGACTCGGCGCAGACGGGTCGTGGGTCGCGGCGGGCGACCGAAAGAGCCTCGACGACGTACTCGACGAGTTGGCCGCGGAGTACGACTACGCGCTCTTGTCCGGGTTCCCCGACGCGGACGTGCCGACAGTCGTCTTCGACGGACGGGAGACGGCGAGCGACCGCATCCTCGAAGCCGACGACGCGGAGGCGGTGGACATCGATTCCGTCGTCGAACTCGCGGAGGCGGGCGACCCGCACGTCACCCTCGAACGACTCGTCCGCCGGGCGAAAACGTCGCCGCGGGCCGAGTACGCGGGCGCAATCGCCACGTTCACCGGACGTGTCCGGGCCAGAGACGCCGAGGACGACTCTCGAACCGTCCAACTGGAGTTCGAGAAGTACGACGGCGTCGCAGAGGAGCGAATGGCGACAATCGAGTCCGAAATCGAGTCCCGCGACGGCGTCGAGGAGGTTCTCATGTACCACCGGACCGGCGTCGTCGAAGACGGGGAAGACATCGTCTTCGTCGTCGTCCTCGCGGGCCACCGCGGAGAGGCGTTTCGCGCCGTCGAAGACGGAATCGACCGGTTGAAAGCGGAGGTCCCACTGTTCAAACGAGAGACCACGGTCGAGGAGGATTTCTGGGTCCACGACCGGACGTGA
- a CDS encoding DUF6498-containing protein: MSRGIRAATARIRAGSYLGPVAVVASNAVAPVGVVAFGWSATALLGVFVLELAAVLFWSAVKVPFAAKRPNNAIDEHQLLGPLQAKRGGVELPGPLPPVYLRNVPTLVVLVVLLAPMELGAAVLVFSLPEPTLTAEITEQILLGGVGVFLGRGVETAADYFRDGGYRDHSARSVVLAPFKYVFGVGTLLVVVGSSGVESEAILALMVAGKLAYDLRTIQVERDEEKRGVFYRLYGSGETEIPATPVAEPDGEPTVRARPSRTVAVADALYRGAAYTLTSTALLFYALGAFLLVFAPSLAVFPLAVILAFGSLHATTRYLRYGTVEYRCYDGVLVTYDTLLDEPQERIERTEVADVSVETDFADRTFDTATVEFDRRGDDGSTVQFTVPDPEEVRRRDAGKPLSVVHVEEPEAIADALGVAWQFERSTGRASAD; the protein is encoded by the coding sequence GTGAGCCGAGGGATTCGCGCGGCGACTGCGCGCATCCGCGCCGGGAGCTATCTCGGTCCGGTCGCAGTCGTCGCCTCGAACGCCGTCGCCCCCGTCGGCGTCGTCGCGTTCGGGTGGTCGGCCACCGCCCTCCTCGGCGTGTTCGTTCTCGAACTCGCGGCCGTGCTGTTCTGGTCGGCGGTGAAGGTGCCGTTCGCCGCGAAGCGCCCGAACAACGCCATCGACGAGCACCAACTGTTGGGTCCGTTGCAGGCCAAACGCGGCGGGGTCGAACTCCCCGGTCCGCTTCCGCCGGTGTACCTCCGAAACGTCCCGACTCTCGTCGTACTCGTCGTCCTCCTCGCGCCGATGGAACTCGGGGCCGCCGTCCTCGTGTTTTCCCTCCCCGAACCGACTCTTACCGCCGAAATCACCGAGCAGATACTCCTCGGCGGCGTCGGCGTGTTCCTCGGACGCGGGGTGGAGACGGCGGCGGACTACTTCCGCGACGGCGGCTACCGCGACCACTCGGCGCGTTCGGTGGTGTTGGCCCCCTTCAAGTACGTCTTCGGCGTCGGGACGCTCCTGGTCGTCGTCGGGTCGTCCGGCGTCGAGAGCGAGGCGATTCTGGCGCTGATGGTGGCCGGGAAACTCGCCTACGACCTCCGGACGATACAGGTCGAACGCGACGAGGAGAAACGGGGCGTCTTCTACCGCCTGTACGGGAGCGGCGAGACGGAGATACCGGCCACGCCGGTCGCCGAACCCGACGGCGAACCGACCGTCCGCGCCCGCCCCTCGCGGACGGTGGCCGTCGCGGACGCCCTCTACCGCGGTGCCGCCTACACGCTGACCAGTACCGCCCTCCTCTTTTACGCACTCGGCGCGTTCCTCCTCGTCTTCGCGCCGTCTCTCGCGGTGTTTCCCCTCGCCGTCATCCTCGCGTTCGGATCGCTCCACGCGACGACGCGCTACCTCCGGTACGGGACGGTGGAGTACCGCTGTTACGACGGCGTCCTCGTCACGTACGACACGCTGCTGGACGAACCGCAGGAACGCATCGAACGGACAGAGGTGGCCGACGTGTCCGTCGAAACCGACTTCGCCGACCGGACGTTCGACACCGCCACGGTGGAGTTCGACCGTCGCGGCGACGACGGCTCGACGGTGCAGTTCACCGTCCCGGACCCCGAGGAGGTCCGACGCAGAGACGCCGGAAAGCCGCTGTCGGTCGTCCACGTCGAAGAACCCGAAGCCATCGCCGACGCCCTCGGCGTCGCGTGGCAGTTCGAACGCTCTACCGGGCGGGCGTCGGCGGACTGA
- a CDS encoding DNA-binding protein translates to MSGNPNEDERLEKLREQKMQELQDQAGQQGGQDEAAQEAARERAEAQQDAILKQHLTDGARQRLNAVEMSKPEFAEKVKKQVAALAQSGRIQNRIDEDQMKSLLKELQPDSKSFNIRRR, encoded by the coding sequence ATGAGCGGGAATCCCAACGAAGACGAACGGCTGGAGAAGCTGCGCGAGCAGAAGATGCAGGAACTCCAAGACCAGGCGGGACAGCAGGGCGGGCAGGACGAGGCCGCACAGGAAGCGGCGCGCGAACGCGCCGAGGCCCAACAGGACGCCATCCTCAAACAGCATCTGACCGACGGCGCGCGCCAGCGTCTCAACGCCGTCGAGATGTCGAAACCGGAGTTCGCAGAGAAGGTCAAAAAGCAGGTGGCCGCACTCGCACAGAGCGGTCGCATCCAGAACCGCATCGACGAGGACCAGATGAAGAGCCTCCTGAAGGAGCTTCAGCCGGACTCGAAGAGCTTCAACATCCGCCGGCGCTGA
- the hisS gene encoding histidine--tRNA ligase: MYDRLKGFRDFYPEEMSARRQVFDGVEDAAARYGFREIETPALERTQMYVDKSGEEIVEELYAFEDKGGREVSLTPELTPTVARMVVAKQQELSKPIKWFSTRPFWRFEQVQQGRFREFYQTNVDIFGSEAPEADAEVLAFAADALTSLGLTADDFEFRVSHRDILGGLLDAFEGEVDTRDAIRAVDKRAKVEDEEYLGLLSDAGLSYDDAEQFDDLIASGDLDAIAEFGGDDVEDAVENLRAVLSAAEDFGAGEFCEVSLTTARGLDYYTGVVFECFDSTGDVSRAAFGGGRYDDLIDSFGGQSTPAVGVALGDATLQLLCERAGVWPEETLSTDYYVLQIGDTRDVAADIVRELRDAGNVVETDVSGRSFGAQMGYADSINAETVVIVGEQDLENGEVTVKEMESGDQTTVPVDEFPGDDDAPTYEDYE; encoded by the coding sequence ATGTACGACCGACTCAAGGGCTTTCGAGACTTCTATCCCGAGGAGATGTCGGCCCGACGGCAGGTGTTCGACGGGGTCGAGGACGCCGCCGCGCGCTACGGGTTCCGCGAAATCGAGACGCCAGCGCTCGAACGGACGCAGATGTACGTCGACAAGAGCGGCGAGGAGATAGTCGAGGAACTGTACGCCTTCGAGGACAAAGGCGGCCGCGAGGTGTCTCTGACGCCGGAACTGACGCCGACGGTCGCCCGGATGGTCGTCGCGAAGCAACAGGAACTGTCGAAACCCATCAAGTGGTTCTCGACGCGCCCGTTCTGGCGCTTCGAGCAGGTCCAACAGGGCCGGTTCCGCGAGTTCTACCAGACGAACGTGGACATCTTCGGCTCCGAAGCCCCCGAGGCGGACGCCGAAGTCCTCGCGTTCGCCGCCGACGCACTCACCTCGCTCGGACTGACGGCCGACGACTTCGAGTTCCGCGTCTCTCACCGCGACATCCTCGGCGGTCTGTTGGACGCCTTCGAGGGCGAGGTGGACACCCGCGACGCCATCCGCGCCGTCGACAAGCGCGCGAAAGTCGAAGACGAGGAGTATCTCGGCTTGCTGTCGGACGCGGGCCTCTCGTACGACGACGCCGAGCAGTTCGACGACCTGATAGCGAGCGGTGACTTGGACGCCATCGCCGAGTTCGGCGGCGACGACGTGGAAGACGCAGTCGAGAACCTCCGGGCGGTTCTCTCGGCGGCGGAGGACTTCGGCGCGGGCGAGTTCTGCGAGGTGTCGCTGACGACGGCCCGCGGCCTCGACTACTACACGGGCGTCGTCTTCGAGTGCTTCGACTCCACCGGCGACGTCTCGCGGGCGGCGTTCGGCGGCGGCCGGTACGACGACCTGATAGACTCTTTCGGCGGCCAGTCGACGCCCGCCGTCGGCGTCGCACTCGGCGACGCCACCCTCCAACTGCTCTGTGAACGCGCGGGCGTCTGGCCCGAGGAGACGCTCTCGACGGACTACTACGTCCTCCAGATAGGCGACACCCGCGACGTCGCCGCCGACATCGTCCGCGAACTCCGCGACGCGGGCAACGTCGTCGAGACGGACGTCTCCGGCCGGAGTTTCGGCGCGCAGATGGGCTACGCCGACTCCATCAACGCCGAAACCGTCGTCATCGTCGGCGAACAGGACTTAGAGAACGGCGAGGTGACGGTAAAGGAGATGGAGTCGGGCGATCAGACCACCGTCCCCGTAGACGAGTTCCCGGGCGACGACGACGCGCCGACGTACGAGGACTACGAGTAA
- the truA gene encoding tRNA pseudouridine(38-40) synthase TruA codes for MRAFRLAYDGRPFHGFQRQPSVPTVENTLFATLSGLGVTDDRDEVPSGYAAAGRTDAGVSALAQTVAFDCPEWCSPRALNSHLPASVRAWASADAPDDFHATHDAARRTYVYDLYAPELDDGAARAAATALSGEHDFHNLTPDERGTVRDLSVSVERDGDFLVVRATAGGFARELVRRLVSVVRGVAGGDRTLSDVNRLLRAESVEGPDGVPSAPPEPLVLVGVDYPDLTFERDADAAESTAAVFADRRIDGLVRARVAGRIRDGVSDGGEPG; via the coding sequence GTGCGCGCGTTCCGCCTCGCCTACGACGGCCGACCGTTCCACGGCTTCCAGCGACAGCCCTCCGTTCCGACCGTCGAGAACACCCTCTTTGCGACGCTCTCTGGTCTCGGCGTCACCGACGACAGAGACGAGGTTCCGTCGGGGTACGCCGCCGCCGGACGGACCGACGCGGGCGTCTCCGCACTCGCGCAGACGGTTGCGTTCGACTGCCCCGAGTGGTGTTCGCCGCGTGCGCTGAACAGCCACCTCCCCGCGAGCGTTCGGGCGTGGGCCTCCGCGGACGCGCCCGACGACTTCCACGCCACCCACGACGCCGCCCGCAGGACGTACGTCTACGACCTCTACGCGCCCGAACTGGACGACGGGGCCGCACGCGCCGCGGCGACGGCGCTCTCCGGCGAACACGACTTCCACAATCTCACGCCCGACGAGAGGGGGACTGTCAGAGACCTCTCGGTGTCCGTCGAACGCGACGGCGACTTCCTCGTCGTCCGGGCGACGGCCGGCGGGTTCGCTCGCGAACTCGTCCGCCGCCTCGTCTCCGTCGTCCGCGGCGTCGCGGGCGGTGACCGCACGCTCTCGGACGTGAACCGCCTCCTCAGAGCCGAGAGCGTCGAGGGGCCGGACGGCGTCCCGTCGGCCCCGCCCGAACCTCTCGTCCTCGTCGGCGTCGACTACCCCGACCTGACGTTCGAACGGGACGCCGACGCCGCAGAGAGCACAGCAGCGGTGTTCGCCGACCGTCGAATCGACGGACTCGTGCGGGCGCGCGTCGCCGGGCGCATCCGAGACGGAGTGTCCGACGGCGGCGAACCGGGGTAG
- a CDS encoding DMT family transporter, giving the protein MVVLEPGIVYSLVAAVVWGVYIFLLKQYFGGYPGPVVTVVVNAFAILWYLPVAATQTSPGSVPTLGELGFYGIAVVAGTAVLVGVAFVLFLDALAEGDVSYVAPINKLAPVFVLPIEVVLLSQFLGPLQIAGVLVATVAVYVANYRGGALTDPLRRAVHSRPAQLALVSAACYAASDVGKRVALQELAIPTAVWVPVLFAGAGLAVLPFALRRWTSVRGALPKFAAAGAVVALGEHVTSTAFALVPASIASPIVNTQAIVAVILGGVVLRERNFGIRLVAAFLAVAGVSLIAVGGDFRTVGDVVAALPF; this is encoded by the coding sequence ATGGTCGTTCTCGAACCCGGTATCGTCTACTCTCTCGTCGCCGCCGTCGTCTGGGGCGTGTACATCTTCCTTCTGAAGCAGTATTTCGGGGGGTACCCCGGCCCCGTCGTCACCGTCGTCGTCAACGCCTTTGCCATCCTCTGGTATCTCCCCGTCGCCGCGACGCAGACGAGTCCCGGTTCGGTCCCGACGCTCGGCGAACTTGGCTTCTACGGCATCGCCGTCGTCGCCGGAACCGCCGTCCTCGTCGGCGTCGCGTTCGTCCTGTTCTTGGACGCTCTCGCCGAAGGTGACGTCTCGTACGTCGCGCCCATCAACAAACTCGCGCCCGTCTTCGTCCTCCCCATCGAAGTGGTCCTTCTGAGCCAGTTTCTCGGCCCCCTCCAGATTGCGGGCGTCCTCGTGGCGACAGTCGCCGTCTACGTCGCCAACTACCGGGGCGGAGCCCTCACGGACCCCCTCCGGCGGGCCGTCCACTCCCGTCCCGCGCAACTCGCACTCGTCAGCGCCGCGTGTTACGCCGCCAGCGACGTGGGAAAGCGAGTCGCGCTTCAAGAACTCGCCATCCCGACCGCCGTCTGGGTTCCCGTCCTCTTCGCCGGCGCGGGACTGGCCGTTCTCCCCTTCGCCCTCAGGCGGTGGACGAGCGTTCGCGGGGCGCTTCCGAAGTTCGCCGCCGCCGGTGCCGTCGTCGCCCTCGGCGAACACGTCACCTCGACGGCGTTCGCACTCGTCCCCGCGAGCATCGCCTCGCCCATCGTCAACACCCAAGCCATCGTCGCAGTGATTCTCGGCGGCGTCGTCCTCCGCGAACGCAACTTCGGCATCCGACTCGTCGCGGCGTTTCTCGCCGTCGCGGGCGTCTCGCTCATCGCCGTCGGCGGCGACTTCCGTACCGTCGGCGACGTGGTAGCCGCACTTCCGTTCTGA